The proteins below come from a single Prochlorococcus marinus str. MIT 9215 genomic window:
- a CDS encoding Bax inhibitor-1/YccA family protein gives MPASSNFNQAIREAQASSIVGPNVVQKALPYVGGGMVLTSLGVLAGVSLIATNPAVFQPLSIVALIAELVLFFIATSAANNANNAKALPLLTAFSLLTGFTLSGIVALAIGTIGIGSVGTAALATGITFVIASYTGQRMSDSVGQALSGVVGLGLIGLLIAMFVQLIGGFFAPGVFGGSGLELIIAGFGTVLFVAMSFVDFYTMPRRYNDDQYLAGALGMYLTYINLFVFILRLMIALQGGGRRD, from the coding sequence ATGCCTGCAAGTAGTAATTTCAATCAAGCTATTCGTGAAGCACAAGCAAGTTCAATTGTTGGACCTAATGTTGTTCAAAAAGCTCTACCTTACGTAGGTGGAGGTATGGTACTAACTTCTTTAGGAGTTTTAGCAGGAGTATCACTTATAGCAACAAATCCTGCAGTGTTTCAACCTCTCTCGATAGTTGCTTTAATTGCGGAATTAGTTTTGTTTTTTATAGCAACAAGTGCTGCAAATAATGCAAATAATGCTAAAGCTTTGCCTTTGTTAACAGCATTTAGTTTGTTAACTGGATTCACCTTAAGCGGAATAGTTGCTTTAGCAATAGGAACAATTGGTATTGGTTCGGTTGGAACAGCTGCCTTGGCTACTGGTATAACTTTCGTAATTGCCTCTTACACTGGCCAAAGAATGAGTGATAGTGTTGGTCAAGCACTAAGTGGGGTAGTTGGTCTTGGATTGATAGGACTTCTTATAGCAATGTTTGTCCAATTAATTGGAGGATTTTTTGCTCCCGGAGTTTTTGGAGGTTCAGGACTTGAATTGATAATTGCAGGATTTGGAACTGTCTTATTCGTAGCAATGTCTTTCGTTGATTTTTATACAATGCCAAGAAGATATAATGATGATCAGTACCTTGCAGGGGCTCTAGGTATGTATCTAACTTATATAAATCTTTTTGTTTTTATATTGAGATTAATGATTGCACTCCAGGGTGGTGGAAGAAGAGACTAA